Proteins from one Bombus pyrosoma isolate SC7728 linkage group LG16, ASM1482585v1, whole genome shotgun sequence genomic window:
- the LOC122576745 gene encoding cell adhesion molecule 2-like isoform X1 gives MGSPERMPFPVNHRTLLSSLVALSAFILHSGIVALRMTALQIPQHVVLNETVRMQCNFNLDKEVLYSVKWYKDGHEFYRFVPRDEPMVQTFRVPGVNVNIHNSTKISVVLNNVNLTSSGRYRCEVSAEAPAFQTVSDHADMTVVVLPDEGPRITGGRSRYQVGEVVRMNCTSAPSKPAALLTWFINGDPADTQYLKGPHITAVDEKGLETAVLGLEFRVANKHFKRGDMKLKCLATIATVYLQSKEESVEGDERILKAPVMESRETRAQSHTRNDLINGSEATRIFNRMIIFLITGIILAR, from the exons ATGGGGTCGCCAGAGAGGATGCCGTTTCCGGTGAACCACAGGACCCTGCTGTCCAGCCTCGTCGCGCTCTCCGCGTTCATACTACACTCAG GTATCGTGGCTCTCCGTATGACGGCCCTACAGATACCACAGCACGTCGTTCTAAACGAAACTGTTCGTATGCAGTGCAACTTCAACCTGGACAAAGAGGTATTGTACTCGGTGAAATGGTACAAAGACGGCCACGAGTTCTATCGTTTCGTGCCTAGGGACGAACCCATGGTGCAGACCTTCCGTGTTCCTGGCGTAAACGTGAAC ATACACAATTCCACCAAGATATCGGTAGTACTGAACAATGTGAATCTTACTAGTTCGGGGAGATATCGGTGCGAGGTCTCTGCCGAGGCACCCGCCTTTCAAACCGTGTCTGATCACGCAGACATGACGGTAGTAG TTCTTCCTGACGAAGGACCACGAATAACCGGTGGTCGTTCCCGCTACCAAGTAGGGGAGGTGGTCCGCATGAACTGCACATCCGCACCCTCAAAACCGGCCGCCCTGTTAACTTGGTTCATCAACGGCGATCCG GCCGATACCCAGTACCTGAAGGGACCGCACATTACCGCCGTGGACGAGAAGGGCCTGGAGACCGCGGTATTGGGCTTGGAGTTTCGCGTTGCCAACAAACACTTCAAGCGTGGCGACATGAAGCTCAAGTGCTTGGCAACAATAGCGACCGTCTATCTGCAGAGCAAAGAGGAGAGCGTGGAAGGAGACGAGAGGATTCTGAAAGCCCCGGTGATGGAGAGCCGCGAGACCAGGGCACAGAGCCACACACGCAACGATTtaatcaatg
- the LOC122576745 gene encoding cell adhesion molecule 2-like isoform X2: MTALQIPQHVVLNETVRMQCNFNLDKEVLYSVKWYKDGHEFYRFVPRDEPMVQTFRVPGVNVNIHNSTKISVVLNNVNLTSSGRYRCEVSAEAPAFQTVSDHADMTVVVLPDEGPRITGGRSRYQVGEVVRMNCTSAPSKPAALLTWFINGDPADTQYLKGPHITAVDEKGLETAVLGLEFRVANKHFKRGDMKLKCLATIATVYLQSKEESVEGDERILKAPVMESRETRAQSHTRNDLINGSEATRIFNRMIIFLITGIILAR; the protein is encoded by the exons ATGACGGCCCTACAGATACCACAGCACGTCGTTCTAAACGAAACTGTTCGTATGCAGTGCAACTTCAACCTGGACAAAGAGGTATTGTACTCGGTGAAATGGTACAAAGACGGCCACGAGTTCTATCGTTTCGTGCCTAGGGACGAACCCATGGTGCAGACCTTCCGTGTTCCTGGCGTAAACGTGAAC ATACACAATTCCACCAAGATATCGGTAGTACTGAACAATGTGAATCTTACTAGTTCGGGGAGATATCGGTGCGAGGTCTCTGCCGAGGCACCCGCCTTTCAAACCGTGTCTGATCACGCAGACATGACGGTAGTAG TTCTTCCTGACGAAGGACCACGAATAACCGGTGGTCGTTCCCGCTACCAAGTAGGGGAGGTGGTCCGCATGAACTGCACATCCGCACCCTCAAAACCGGCCGCCCTGTTAACTTGGTTCATCAACGGCGATCCG GCCGATACCCAGTACCTGAAGGGACCGCACATTACCGCCGTGGACGAGAAGGGCCTGGAGACCGCGGTATTGGGCTTGGAGTTTCGCGTTGCCAACAAACACTTCAAGCGTGGCGACATGAAGCTCAAGTGCTTGGCAACAATAGCGACCGTCTATCTGCAGAGCAAAGAGGAGAGCGTGGAAGGAGACGAGAGGATTCTGAAAGCCCCGGTGATGGAGAGCCGCGAGACCAGGGCACAGAGCCACACACGCAACGATTtaatcaatg